In Candidatus Eisenbacteria bacterium, the DNA window CCGCGCTGATCAGGACCAGATTTTTGATGATGTACTGGCCCTCCAGGGTTGGCGCGAACGGGATGCGCGTGAAGACTTCAGAGGGATACAGGACGAGCGGGGTCAGGGTTCCGGCCATCTGAGCGTAGAGGAGGAACAGGGTTGCCCGGAGCCCCTTTCCCGCGAGAAGTCCGATTCCGATGAGGCTCTCCCAGGTGGCGAGAAGGGGGATCGACACCTCGGGCCCGATCAGCCCGCCGCTCAGGTCGCGGATGGTGCGTGCCGCCAGATCCTGCGCCGGGCTCAGCCCCGGGAAGAACTTCAGGAACCCGAACCAGAGGAAGATGATCCCCAGGCTGAGCCGAAGGAGCGTGGGGCCGACCCGGGCCATCCAGCGGATGATGGCGAGGTCCGCCTGC includes these proteins:
- a CDS encoding DoxX family protein, producing MNDTETRMKKAFWQADLAIIRWMARVGPTLLRLSLGIIFLWFGFLKFFPGLSPAQDLAARTIRDLSGGLIGPEVSIPLLATWESLIGIGLLAGKGLRATLFLLYAQMAGTLTPLVLYPSEVFTRIPFAPTLEGQYIIKNLVLISAGIVVGATVRGGEMVPEPGGTARKSRKPGEKP